Proteins co-encoded in one Anabaena sphaerica FACHB-251 genomic window:
- the lptB gene encoding LPS export ABC transporter ATP-binding protein: MKIVLENIHKSYGKRVIVNRVNLSVAQGEIVGLLGPNGAGKTTTFYIATGLEKPNQGRVWLDNLDITGMPMHKRARLGIGYLAQEASVFRQLSVTDNVLLVLEQTNVPRREWSRRLHQLLGEFRLEKVANSKGIQLSGGERRRTELARALAAGREGPKFLFLDEPFAGVDPIAVSEIQEIVGQLRDRGMGILITDHNVRETLAITDRAYIMREGQILAFGNADELYNNPLVRQYYLGDNFSA, from the coding sequence GTGAAAATTGTTTTAGAAAATATTCACAAATCTTATGGTAAGCGAGTAATTGTCAATCGCGTTAACCTTTCTGTTGCCCAAGGTGAAATTGTCGGTTTACTCGGACCCAATGGTGCTGGTAAAACCACCACATTTTATATTGCCACAGGCTTAGAAAAACCCAATCAGGGTAGGGTATGGTTGGATAATTTAGATATTACAGGAATGCCAATGCACAAAAGAGCTAGATTGGGTATTGGCTACCTGGCACAGGAAGCCAGTGTGTTTCGTCAACTCTCCGTTACAGATAATGTTCTTTTAGTGCTGGAACAAACTAATGTACCACGTAGGGAGTGGTCAAGACGACTGCATCAGTTACTAGGGGAATTTCGCTTAGAGAAAGTTGCCAATAGTAAAGGTATTCAGCTTTCTGGAGGTGAACGACGACGGACAGAGTTAGCAAGGGCTTTGGCAGCAGGAAGAGAAGGACCCAAATTTTTATTTTTGGATGAACCCTTTGCAGGAGTTGATCCGATAGCAGTATCGGAAATTCAGGAAATTGTAGGACAATTGCGCGATCGCGGTATGGGAATTTTAATCACAGATCACAATGTCCGCGAAACCCTTGCTATTACTGATCGTGCCTACATCATGCGCGAAGGACAAATTCTCGCTTTTGGTAATGCTGATGAACTTTATAATAACCCATTAGTACGGCAATATTATTTAGGTGATAATTTCTCCGCCTAA
- a CDS encoding LptA/OstA family protein has protein sequence MIPPYQLLKSQMSRLGLALMLPVALLGTVSLPNQLPTATAQSSGGNRPLTIRSDVQEYDAKSQVITARGNVQMLYPARQLQATAAQAQYFSKERRIDFSGNVYILQQGNNSIRAEKVTYLIDEGRFIALPQSNRQVESVYMVDDTNNGQTAKPAPKTPALKRSN, from the coding sequence ATGATACCTCCCTATCAATTGCTAAAGTCACAGATGAGCCGTCTAGGATTAGCTTTAATGCTGCCTGTAGCCCTCTTGGGTACAGTTTCCCTTCCTAACCAACTTCCTACCGCTACAGCCCAATCATCTGGGGGAAATCGCCCGCTGACTATTCGCTCTGATGTGCAAGAATATGATGCTAAAAGTCAAGTAATCACCGCTCGCGGTAACGTGCAGATGTTGTATCCTGCGCGTCAGTTACAAGCAACCGCAGCCCAAGCACAATACTTTAGCAAAGAACGACGGATTGATTTCAGCGGCAACGTCTATATTTTGCAACAAGGTAATAATAGTATTAGGGCGGAGAAAGTGACCTATTTGATTGACGAAGGTCGATTTATCGCCTTACCCCAGTCCAATCGTCAGGTAGAATCGGTTTACATGGTGGATGACACTAACAATGGACAAACGGCTAAACCTGCACCCAAAACACCAGCCCTCAAGCGTTCTAATTAG
- a CDS encoding ferredoxin-thioredoxin reductase catalytic domain-containing protein, whose product MINSEVNTKSSDKSLEAMRHFSEQYAKRTGTYFCTEPSVTAVVIEGLAKHKDDLGAPLCPCRHYEDKEAEVNAAYWNCPCVPMRERKECHCMLFLTSDNDFACERQEISIETIKEVRDSMG is encoded by the coding sequence ATGATCAATTCAGAAGTTAACACAAAATCCAGTGATAAGAGCCTAGAGGCAATGCGGCATTTTTCCGAACAATATGCCAAACGGACTGGAACGTACTTCTGTACTGAACCTTCCGTTACAGCAGTTGTGATTGAAGGTTTAGCTAAACATAAAGACGACCTCGGTGCGCCTTTATGTCCCTGCCGTCACTATGAAGATAAAGAAGCGGAAGTCAACGCCGCCTATTGGAACTGTCCGTGCGTACCCATGCGAGAACGCAAAGAGTGCCACTGTATGCTATTTCTCACCAGTGACAACGATTTTGCCTGCGAAAGACAAGAAATCTCTATCGAAACCATCAAAGAAGTGCGGGATAGCATGGGATGA
- the mfd gene encoding transcription-repair coupling factor — MAFSSIVRALARSPLTAELNTKLNKHQELRLNGISRLPKGLIASALANNEGRDLCVICATLEEAGRVYAQMEAMGWKTVHFYPTSEASPYEPFDPETELNWGQMQVLADLINGQSPQKNTAVIATVGALQPHLPPPEVFKSFCLSLKKGMEYDLDEFSEKITTLGYERVPLVETEGQWSRRGDIVDVFPVSSELPVRLEWFGDDIEQIREFDPSTQRSALDKVNQISLTPTSFAPIVTAALKDSEQFPALNVELDHDSELIEGSRRFLGLAFTKPASLLDYLPENTLVAIDEVEQCHAHSDRWVENADSQWKFGTGEESPQVPKIHRSFDECLVAVGNFKKLYLSELAEENSGLNLASRPLPVTPHQFAKLAETIRQERDRKFAVWLISAQPSRSVSLLQEHDCPAQFIPNPRDYQAIDKLQINHIPIALKYSGLAELEGFILPSYRLVIVTDREFYGQHSLANFGYVRKRRKATSKQVDPNKLRPGDFVVHRSHGIGKFVKLESLTINHETRDYLVVQYADGLLRVAADQVGSLSRFRTSGDQAPALHKMTGKAWDNTKNKVRKAIKKLAVDLLKLYAARSQQQGFSYPADMPWQEEMEDSFPYQPTTDQLKAVQDVKRDMESERPMDRLVCGDVGFGKTEVAIRAIFKAVTAGKQVALLAPTTILTQQHYHTIKERFAPYPVNVGLLNRFRSAEEKRNIQKRLATGELDIVVGTHQLLGKGVQFKDLGLLVIDEEQRFGVNQKEKIKSLKTQVDVLTLSATPIPRTLYMSLSGIREMSLITTPPPTRRPIQTHLAPLNPEIVRSAIRQELDRGGQVFYVVPRVEGIEETTANLREMIPGGRFAIAHGQMDESELESTMLTFGNNDADILVCTTIIESGLDIPRVNTILIEDAHRFGLAQLYQLRGRVGRAGIQAHAWLFYPKQRELSDAARQRLRAIQEFTQLGSGYQLAMRDMEIRGVGNLLGAEQSGQMDAIGFDLYMEMLEEAIREIRGQEIPKVDDTQIDLNLTAFIPSTYITDIDQKMSAYRAVATAKSKEELKAIAAEWTDRYGTIPVPANQLLRVMELKQLAKSVGFSRIKPENKQHIVLETPMEEPAWNLLAENLTETMRNRFVYSPGKVTARGLGVFKAEQQLQTLIDTFGKMQGAIPEAVLV, encoded by the coding sequence ATGGCTTTTTCTTCTATTGTACGTGCCTTGGCGCGATCGCCACTCACCGCAGAACTCAACACCAAACTCAACAAACACCAAGAATTGCGGTTAAATGGCATTTCCCGCTTACCCAAGGGTTTGATAGCTTCGGCTTTGGCCAACAATGAGGGTAGGGATTTGTGCGTGATCTGTGCCACTCTGGAAGAAGCCGGACGGGTTTATGCCCAAATGGAAGCGATGGGATGGAAAACTGTGCATTTTTACCCCACCTCGGAAGCTTCCCCCTACGAACCTTTTGACCCCGAAACCGAATTAAATTGGGGTCAAATGCAGGTTTTGGCCGATTTGATCAATGGTCAGTCACCTCAGAAAAATACAGCAGTTATCGCTACTGTAGGGGCGCTACAACCACATTTACCTCCCCCAGAGGTATTTAAATCTTTTTGTCTCTCTTTAAAAAAGGGGATGGAATACGATTTAGATGAGTTCAGCGAAAAAATCACAACTCTGGGCTATGAACGGGTTCCTTTGGTGGAAACTGAAGGACAATGGAGTAGACGGGGGGATATTGTGGATGTGTTTCCCGTTTCTTCTGAGTTACCAGTGCGGTTGGAATGGTTTGGGGATGACATCGAACAAATTCGGGAATTTGACCCCTCTACACAACGTTCTGCTTTAGATAAAGTTAATCAGATTTCTCTTACCCCTACTAGCTTTGCACCAATTGTCACCGCAGCACTCAAAGATAGTGAACAGTTTCCGGCACTGAATGTTGAGTTAGATCATGACTCAGAACTGATTGAAGGTAGTCGGCGTTTTTTAGGGTTAGCTTTTACAAAACCGGCTTCACTTTTGGATTATTTACCAGAAAATACCCTGGTTGCTATTGATGAGGTAGAACAGTGTCACGCCCATAGCGATCGCTGGGTAGAAAATGCTGATAGTCAATGGAAATTTGGAACTGGGGAAGAATCTCCGCAGGTTCCCAAAATTCACCGATCTTTTGATGAGTGTTTAGTTGCAGTTGGGAATTTTAAGAAGTTATATTTATCAGAATTAGCAGAAGAAAATAGTGGTCTTAATTTAGCTAGTAGACCTTTACCTGTTACACCTCATCAATTTGCCAAGTTAGCGGAAACAATTAGACAAGAACGCGATCGCAAGTTTGCCGTTTGGCTAATTTCTGCCCAACCTTCACGTTCTGTTTCTCTACTCCAAGAACATGATTGTCCTGCCCAGTTTATCCCTAATCCTCGTGATTACCAAGCAATTGATAAACTACAAATTAATCATATACCTATCGCACTCAAATATTCCGGTTTAGCAGAATTAGAAGGTTTCATTTTACCTTCTTATCGTTTGGTGATTGTCACCGACCGCGAATTTTACGGACAACATTCTTTAGCTAATTTTGGCTATGTCCGCAAACGTCGCAAAGCTACTTCTAAACAAGTTGATCCCAATAAATTACGACCTGGAGATTTTGTTGTTCATCGTAGTCACGGTATTGGTAAATTTGTCAAGTTGGAAAGTTTGACCATTAATCATGAAACTCGTGATTATTTAGTTGTACAGTATGCTGATGGTTTGTTAAGAGTTGCTGCTGATCAAGTTGGTTCTTTGTCTCGGTTTAGAACCAGTGGAGATCAAGCCCCAGCACTGCATAAAATGACGGGTAAAGCTTGGGATAATACCAAGAATAAAGTCCGCAAAGCAATTAAGAAATTAGCGGTAGATTTGTTAAAGTTGTATGCAGCGCGATCGCAACAACAGGGTTTTTCCTATCCCGCAGATATGCCTTGGCAGGAAGAAATGGAAGATTCTTTCCCTTATCAACCTACCACAGATCAGCTAAAAGCGGTGCAAGATGTGAAACGGGATATGGAAAGTGAAAGACCGATGGATCGGTTAGTTTGTGGTGATGTGGGTTTTGGTAAAACTGAAGTTGCGATTCGGGCTATTTTTAAAGCTGTCACCGCAGGTAAACAAGTCGCACTTTTAGCACCAACCACGATTTTAACTCAACAACATTATCACACGATTAAAGAACGTTTTGCACCTTATCCTGTGAATGTGGGTTTACTCAACCGTTTTCGTAGTGCGGAAGAAAAACGCAATATTCAAAAACGTCTGGCAACTGGGGAATTAGATATAGTTGTGGGAACACATCAGTTATTAGGTAAAGGTGTACAATTTAAAGACTTAGGACTTTTGGTAATTGACGAAGAACAAAGATTTGGTGTGAATCAAAAGGAAAAAATCAAAAGTCTGAAAACTCAAGTTGATGTGTTAACTCTGTCTGCAACTCCCATTCCGAGAACTTTATATATGTCTTTATCTGGAATTAGGGAAATGAGTTTAATTACCACACCACCCCCAACCAGAAGACCAATTCAAACCCATCTTGCACCTTTAAACCCGGAAATTGTCAGAAGTGCAATTCGTCAAGAATTAGATAGAGGTGGACAGGTTTTTTATGTAGTTCCGCGAGTTGAAGGAATTGAAGAAACAACTGCAAATCTGCGGGAGATGATTCCAGGGGGAAGATTTGCGATCGCACACGGTCAAATGGACGAAAGTGAGTTAGAATCAACCATGCTGACTTTCGGAAATAATGACGCTGATATCCTTGTTTGTACGACCATTATTGAATCTGGTTTAGATATTCCGCGAGTTAATACCATCTTAATTGAAGATGCTCACCGTTTTGGTTTGGCTCAATTATATCAATTACGTGGTCGTGTTGGACGTGCAGGAATACAAGCTCACGCATGGTTATTTTACCCCAAACAGCGGGAATTATCTGATGCAGCTAGACAAAGATTAAGAGCAATTCAAGAATTTACTCAACTCGGTTCTGGTTATCAATTAGCAATGCGAGATATGGAAATTCGCGGTGTGGGTAACTTGCTAGGTGCAGAACAATCTGGTCAAATGGATGCAATTGGATTTGATTTGTACATGGAAATGTTAGAGGAAGCAATTCGAGAAATTAGAGGTCAAGAAATACCCAAGGTTGATGATACCCAAATTGACCTGAATCTCACCGCGTTTATTCCTTCAACTTACATTACTGATATTGATCAAAAGATGAGTGCTTATCGTGCGGTAGCAACTGCAAAATCTAAAGAAGAGTTAAAAGCGATCGCCGCAGAATGGACTGATAGATATGGTACTATCCCCGTTCCAGCAAATCAACTTTTGCGGGTGATGGAATTAAAACAATTAGCAAAAAGTGTAGGATTTAGTCGCATTAAACCAGAGAATAAACAGCATATTGTTTTAGAAACTCCAATGGAAGAACCAGCTTGGAATTTATTAGCAGAGAATTTAACTGAGACTATGCGAAATCGGTTTGTTTATTCACCTGGAAAGGTGACAGCAAGGGGTTTGGGTGTGTTTAAAGCTGAACAACAATTGCAAACTTTAATTGATACTTTTGGAAAAATGCAAGGTGCTATTCCTGAAGCGGTTTTAGTTTGA
- a CDS encoding endonuclease/exonuclease/phosphatase family protein — MKVITINILFKLNYWTQRRQLLVEGLRAENPDIIALQEVSLAEDTAAWIGEQLNIPYIYKAVPKEVCNSDLPFGLAILSRYPIEKTAALNLEHQGRIAQYAQVKLDDNKSIVICNGHYYWHPGSHKKRNKQIQMMLDWLSQFSDEMPIISVGDFNGTPETSGIALVKEKYQSAYEVYHGNEPEYTCPTLLGQDKISWRNRLKQFWRTLIFNMSWKPWKGTLDYIFINQHLQVRDCRVILNRPAANNRYLYPSDHFGIVADLEIVDS; from the coding sequence ATGAAAGTTATCACAATTAATATTCTCTTTAAACTGAATTATTGGACACAACGCAGACAATTATTAGTAGAGGGACTAAGAGCGGAAAATCCTGATATCATTGCTTTACAAGAGGTAAGTTTAGCAGAAGATACTGCTGCTTGGATTGGAGAACAATTAAATATTCCCTATATTTATAAAGCTGTACCCAAGGAAGTATGTAATAGTGATTTACCTTTTGGGTTAGCTATTCTCAGTCGTTATCCGATTGAAAAAACAGCCGCACTTAATTTAGAACATCAGGGTAGAATTGCTCAATATGCACAAGTTAAGTTAGATGATAATAAATCAATAGTAATTTGTAACGGTCATTATTATTGGCATCCCGGTTCTCACAAAAAACGTAATAAACAAATACAAATGATGTTAGATTGGTTATCGCAATTTTCTGATGAAATGCCGATAATATCGGTGGGAGATTTTAATGGTACTCCTGAAACATCAGGAATTGCATTAGTTAAAGAAAAATATCAATCAGCTTATGAAGTATATCATGGAAATGAGCCAGAATATACTTGTCCCACACTTTTAGGTCAAGATAAAATTAGTTGGAGAAACAGATTAAAACAATTTTGGAGAACGTTAATTTTTAATATGAGTTGGAAACCCTGGAAGGGAACTTTAGATTATATTTTTATTAATCAGCATTTACAAGTGCGAGACTGTCGAGTAATTCTCAATCGACCAGCAGCGAATAATCGTTATCTTTATCCTTCGGATCATTTTGGGATTGTTGCAGATTTGGAGATTGTTGATAGTTAG
- a CDS encoding DUF58 domain-containing protein, whose product MKITKKVTNWLETHASSPTYGGWVLTGVALCYLGAAINTMAGWLYVISGVCLALLGVSVFLAPRSLKNLVVKRSPIPPVSVGDELSIEIEIYNPTPKPVTLLQVADILPFILGKPIKNPIDTIEAKNSYRWQYYHPTQRRGLYRWDKVELATGAPWGLFWCRRQRESKAIAIVYPTVLPLTTCPLVDEIGQDDSQRNDPRGKPLQLATTGLVRSLRPYRIGDPTRLIHWRTSARYGELRVRELEIITGGQEIIIALDSAAQWQEEQFEQAVTAAASLYFYAQKQQLQVQLWTAATGLVKGDITVLETLAATNPLEEANLLPENYPLIWLTQNPLTLSELPLGSRWVLWENIASPIKQVVINRDYTGIILQSEQELQLQLQKPLSSF is encoded by the coding sequence ATGAAAATCACCAAAAAAGTCACCAATTGGCTAGAAACTCACGCTTCATCACCTACCTATGGCGGTTGGGTATTAACAGGCGTTGCTCTTTGTTATTTAGGCGCTGCTATCAACACAATGGCGGGCTGGTTATATGTAATTAGTGGGGTTTGTCTGGCTCTTCTGGGTGTATCAGTTTTTTTAGCACCGCGATCGCTCAAAAATCTAGTCGTCAAACGCTCTCCCATTCCACCAGTCAGCGTCGGAGACGAACTCAGCATAGAAATAGAAATCTATAATCCCACCCCAAAACCTGTAACTTTATTGCAAGTTGCCGATATCCTACCTTTCATTTTAGGCAAACCAATCAAAAATCCCATTGATACCATCGAAGCAAAAAATAGTTACCGCTGGCAATACTACCACCCCACCCAACGCCGGGGATTATACAGATGGGATAAAGTAGAATTAGCTACAGGTGCGCCTTGGGGTTTATTTTGGTGTCGTCGTCAAAGAGAAAGTAAAGCGATCGCCATAGTCTATCCCACCGTTCTACCCCTCACCACCTGCCCATTAGTGGATGAGATTGGCCAAGATGACAGTCAAAGAAATGATCCCCGTGGTAAACCCTTACAATTAGCCACAACAGGATTAGTGCGATCGCTCCGTCCTTATCGCATCGGTGATCCTACTCGTCTCATCCATTGGCGTACAAGCGCCCGTTACGGAGAATTACGAGTACGCGAATTAGAAATTATCACAGGTGGTCAAGAAATCATCATTGCCCTTGATAGTGCTGCCCAATGGCAAGAAGAACAATTTGAGCAAGCAGTCACAGCTGCTGCATCCTTGTATTTCTATGCCCAAAAACAACAATTACAAGTACAACTTTGGACAGCAGCCACAGGTTTAGTCAAAGGTGATATTACCGTTCTGGAAACATTAGCAGCAACCAACCCTCTGGAAGAAGCTAATTTACTACCAGAGAACTACCCCTTAATTTGGCTCACCCAAAACCCCCTCACCTTATCTGAGTTACCTCTGGGAAGTCGTTGGGTTTTATGGGAGAATATAGCTTCTCCCATAAAACAAGTCGTAATAAATCGAGATTACACCGGCATCATCCTGCAAAGTGAACAAGAACTGCAACTCCAGTTGCAAAAACCATTAAGTTCATTTTAA
- a CDS encoding DMT family transporter codes for MILFLSNIFSHWVAASVRLRTSTRELTQNNLHLQGIILFVVINIIWGTTFPLIEKTVISLSPSVLIATRFAVAALFFSVNLRRLNAILLRDGLILGIIFFAYLATETIALESIHANQASFIVSLSAILVPLLGWLFCRYLPLKTFLSAGLAVIGIGVMCWGEGVLGIGNLLMLGDAFLYAVYTLIIEKVASRHPSLSLTSVQLFVIAVMGLIWSNTELVAEWKIINENWGVILYLGLVATALVIWLQTIAQRWIGSEEAALLYTLEPIFAAIFSYWLLGEQLGLNGFIGAAFVLSAIVLSQHKSSDVEPNTEVDVSNATLPVLLVSEENHRELTRLGS; via the coding sequence ATGATATTGTTTTTAAGTAATATATTTAGCCACTGGGTGGCGGCTAGTGTCAGACTCCGTACTTCCACCCGTGAACTTACACAAAACAATTTGCACCTTCAGGGAATTATTCTGTTCGTTGTTATCAACATCATTTGGGGTACAACTTTCCCACTGATTGAAAAAACAGTAATTAGTCTTTCTCCTAGTGTTTTAATTGCCACAAGATTTGCGGTGGCAGCATTATTTTTTAGCGTTAATTTGCGGCGGCTAAACGCCATTTTGTTACGCGATGGTTTAATCTTGGGAATCATATTTTTCGCCTATTTAGCTACTGAAACAATTGCTCTTGAGAGTATCCATGCAAACCAGGCATCATTTATTGTTAGTCTGAGTGCAATTTTAGTACCTCTACTGGGTTGGCTTTTTTGTCGTTACTTACCGTTGAAAACATTCCTATCAGCCGGACTTGCTGTTATTGGTATTGGCGTGATGTGTTGGGGAGAGGGAGTATTAGGAATTGGCAATTTATTAATGTTAGGTGATGCCTTTCTTTATGCAGTTTATACCCTAATTATAGAAAAAGTAGCATCCCGCCACCCATCTTTATCTCTCACCAGCGTCCAATTGTTTGTAATTGCGGTTATGGGCTTAATCTGGAGCAATACAGAATTAGTTGCAGAGTGGAAGATCATTAATGAAAATTGGGGCGTGATTCTTTATTTAGGGCTAGTTGCAACTGCTCTTGTTATCTGGCTGCAAACAATAGCTCAACGCTGGATAGGATCTGAAGAAGCAGCTTTACTCTACACGCTAGAGCCAATATTTGCAGCAATATTCTCATATTGGTTACTTGGTGAACAACTGGGGCTAAATGGTTTTATTGGTGCAGCTTTTGTTTTATCTGCAATAGTTCTCAGCCAACACAAATCTTCAGATGTAGAGCCAAATACAGAAGTTGATGTCAGCAACGCAACATTACCTGTTTTGCTGGTCTCTGAAGAAAACCATAGAGAATTAACTAGGTTGGGATCTTAG
- a CDS encoding DUF309 domain-containing protein, with the protein MSENLPQEFWQGVEQFNSGQFYACHDTLEALWIEATEPEKSLYQGILQIAVALYHLGNRNLRGAMILLGEGRNRLRRYPDNDCGINVEELLLQSAELLTALQQTDPEKMASGDWQETAALPLPRISIIKE; encoded by the coding sequence ATGAGTGAAAATCTACCCCAAGAATTTTGGCAAGGCGTAGAACAGTTCAACTCTGGGCAGTTCTACGCTTGTCATGACACCTTAGAAGCTCTGTGGATTGAAGCAACTGAACCCGAAAAAAGTTTGTATCAGGGTATCCTGCAAATTGCTGTAGCTTTATATCACCTGGGTAATCGCAACCTACGAGGAGCAATGATTTTATTGGGAGAAGGCAGAAATCGTCTGCGTCGTTACCCAGACAATGATTGCGGTATCAATGTAGAAGAACTGTTACTTCAGAGTGCAGAATTGTTAACAGCACTCCAACAAACAGATCCAGAAAAAATGGCCAGTGGTGATTGGCAGGAAACCGCAGCCTTGCCTTTACCCAGAATTTCTATTATTAAAGAATAG
- a CDS encoding LptF/LptG family permease, whose translation MDRYLAMQLLPLFLFGVGAFTSVVLAIDSLFELLRKVVESGLPINIALKVFLLKLPYVMVYSFPMSTLLATLMTYSKLSSESELIALRGCGVSVYRLVLTAVLLSSLVTGMTYLFNEQIAPAANYEATRTLELALKSDKPSFKQQNIYYPEYREEKAADGSTNKLLSRLFYADQFDGRQMKGLTIIDRSREGLNQILVSESAQWNASEKVWDFYNGTIYLVAPDRSYRNILRFEHQQLQLPRTPLNLAENSRDYGEMNISQALQQLEVERLAGNPQKIRKLEVRIQQKIAFPFVCIIFGLVGSAMGTIPQRTGKGTSFGISVIVIFSYYLLLSVSGALAQADILSPLIGAWLPNLFGLVVGVFLLMRVAQR comes from the coding sequence ATGGATCGCTATTTGGCTATGCAGTTACTCCCGCTTTTTTTATTTGGAGTTGGGGCATTTACTTCTGTAGTCTTAGCAATTGATAGTTTATTTGAGTTATTGCGAAAAGTCGTAGAATCAGGATTACCAATTAACATTGCGCTCAAGGTTTTCTTATTAAAATTACCCTATGTGATGGTTTATTCCTTTCCCATGTCCACCTTACTAGCTACTTTGATGACTTATAGCAAGTTATCCAGTGAGAGTGAACTAATCGCTTTACGGGGATGCGGAGTAAGTGTTTATCGTCTGGTACTAACTGCTGTATTATTAAGCAGTTTAGTTACAGGTATGACATATCTTTTTAATGAACAAATTGCACCAGCAGCAAATTATGAAGCCACTCGTACCCTAGAACTAGCACTAAAATCGGATAAACCATCATTTAAACAACAAAATATTTACTATCCTGAATATCGGGAAGAGAAAGCAGCAGATGGTAGCACAAATAAATTACTCTCTCGCTTGTTTTACGCTGATCAATTTGATGGCAGACAAATGAAAGGTTTAACCATTATTGACCGTTCTAGAGAAGGACTAAATCAAATTTTAGTCTCAGAATCTGCCCAGTGGAATGCTTCTGAAAAAGTTTGGGATTTTTATAATGGTACAATATATTTAGTTGCTCCAGACCGTTCCTATCGGAACATTTTGCGGTTTGAACATCAACAATTGCAACTTCCACGCACACCTTTAAATTTAGCAGAAAATAGCCGAGATTATGGAGAGATGAATATTTCTCAAGCCTTACAACAATTGGAAGTAGAACGTTTGGCTGGAAATCCCCAAAAAATTAGAAAATTAGAGGTGCGGATTCAACAAAAAATTGCCTTTCCCTTTGTGTGTATTATTTTTGGTTTAGTTGGTTCTGCGATGGGAACCATACCTCAACGTACTGGAAAAGGCACAAGTTTTGGTATTAGTGTGATAGTGATTTTCAGTTATTATTTATTATTATCAGTTTCCGGGGCTTTAGCACAAGCTGATATTCTCTCTCCCTTGATAGGTGCTTGGTTGCCTAACTTGTTTGGTTTGGTAGTAGGTGTATTTCTGTTGATGCGAGTTGCCCAAAGGTGA